A genome region from Anopheles stephensi strain Indian chromosome 2, UCI_ANSTEP_V1.0, whole genome shotgun sequence includes the following:
- the LOC118504539 gene encoding cartilage oligomeric matrix protein, producing the protein MKSTLPMMAGLLLLLSVFVFVQQVQPLSIDPVASTELEEYIKDDFLISLRHIRPRRKFRITIEALFMIDFPESKNKFSFYLDRKNKRVTIDITTHSKVYSKNLILNDLNESTTIKSLAFAFHQSAITVYMNCKQSSTEELDVNLSKLFASSDEPTVKLFRERKYPLFLDSELEKALSRASCQKILRRNGNHIHSRQKQTVEKMLKNKAQGEVIPERNKKRDIRNWHHTAEKYKEAYHTDFSANRGDIPIIHGDCDENILKLLGELLKLVKELKEEVKGQRHEINYLRGLIENCAGCQQAQPLRENCQYSNPCFPGVQCYDSSTGMRCGHCPRGYVGDGRNCRPGQTCADQPCFNGVQCYDTVEGAQCGPCPAGYEGDGKHCRFRDACEDKPCAPGVHCSRLDQHPFYRCGACPAGFTGNGTACHDFDECDLVEPCDVRVRCTNTVPGFRCDPCPSGYVGIHYEGLTASSFDGSMQRQRCTDRNECADGSARCGANMVCHNTEGSYDCQCKPGFIRNSSHECLPSDRMCLDGTICDTNAVCKHAGNNKYRCKCKVGWAGDGFLCGSDKDLDGWPDTNLLCSDEKCRADNCVNIPNSGQEDADRDGIGDACDPDADNDGILNNPDNCPLVHNPDQLDSDVDGGDKQGDACDNCPTVSNVDQNDVDKDGLGDACDPDIDNDGIRNEDDNCPKVSNFNQLDTDGDRVGDVCDNCPLIPNPNQLDSDNDLIGDACDSDVDRDRDGIQDSRDNCPKLANSDQLDSDGDGRGDLCDTDADNDGILNHEDNCPIVFNPDQTDANNDGIGDICEEDFDLDLIPNYLDNCPNNSKIFSTDFRTYQTVVLDPEGDSQIDPNWVIYNKGAEIVQTQNSDPGLAVGYDAFGGVDFEGTFFVDTEIDDDYVGFIFSYQDNHKFYAVMWKKNIQTYWQATPFRASAEPGIQLKLINSNTGPGEMLRNSLWHTGDTKDQVKLLWKDPRNVGWTERTAYRWLLLHRPKIGLIRLRIFDGDQMVADSGNIFDTTLKGGRLGVFCFSQEMIIWSDLVYRCNDNVPEAIYRELPPRLQREVQVDHRA; encoded by the exons atgaaatcaaCCCTGCCGATGATGGCagggctgttgctgctgttgtcagTGTTCGTGTTCGTGCAGCAAGTGCAGCCGTTATCGATTGACCCCG TTGCGTCGACCGAGCTGGAGGAATACATTAAGGATGATTTTCTAATATCGCTTCGACATATTAG ACCACGTCGAAAGTTTAGAATCACGATCGAGGCACTGTTTATGATCGATTTCCCCGaatcgaaaaacaaattttccttcTATCTCGATCGCAAAAACAAGCGCG TGACCATCGATATCACCACCCACTCGAAGGTGTACTCGAAGAATCTAATCCTGAACGATCTGAACGAATCAACAACGATCAAATCGCTGGCATTCGCGTTCCACCAGAGCGCGATCACCGTTTACATGAACTGTAAACAGTCGTCCACCGAGGAGCTGGACGTCAATCTGTCCAAGCTTTTTGCCAGCAGCGATGAGCCGACCGTCAAGCTG TTCCGCGAGCGAAAGTATCCCCTGTTTTTGGATTCCGAGCTAGAGAAGGCGTTGAGTCGGGCCAGCTGTCAGAAGATTTTGCGCCGCAACGGTAATCACATCCATTCGCGTCAAAAGCAGACGGTCGAAAAGATGCTGAAGAACAAAGCCCAGG GTGAGGTTATTCCCGAGCGCAACAAGAAGCGTGACATCCGCAACTGGCATCATACGGCCGAAAAGTACAAGGAAGCGTACCACACTGATTTCTCCGCTAACCGTGGTGACATTCCAATCATTCATGGTGACTGCGATG AGAACATACTGAAACTGTTGGGAGAACTGTTGAAGCTGGTGAAGGAACTAAAGGAGGAGGTTAAAGGTCAACGGCATGAGATAAACTATCTGCGAGGTTTGATCGAAAACTGTGCCGGCTGCCAGCAGGCCCAACCGTTGCGCGAAAACTGCCAGTACAGTAATCCATGCTTCCCAG GCGTGCAGTGCTATGATTCATCTACCGGCATGCGTTGTGGACACTGTCCGCGAGGATACGTTGGTGATGGGCGCAACTGTCGCCCGGGTCAAACCTGTGCGGACCAGCCATGCTTCAA TGGTGTCCAGTGTTATGACACGGTCGAGGGTGCCCAGTGTGGTCCCTGCCCGGCAGGATACGAGGGCGACGGTAAGCACTGCCGGTTTCGGGACGCCTGCGAAGACAAGCCGTGCGCGCCAG GTGTACATTGCAGTAGATTAGATCAGCATCCGTTCTACCGCTGCGGTGCCTGTCCGGCCGGTTTCACTGGCAACGGTACTGCCTGTCATGATTTTGATGAG tgtgatCTTGTGGAACCTTGTGACGTGCGAGTGCGCTGCACCAACACCGTGCCCGGATTCCGTTGCGATCCTTGCCCAAGTGGCTATGTAGGTATTCACTATGAGGGTCTGACGGCAAGTTCCTTCGATGGGTCGATGCAGCGGCAACGGTGTACCGATCGGAACGAGTGTGCGGACGGTTCGGCACGGTGTGGAGCGAACATGGTGTGCCACAACACGGAAGGATCGTACGACTGCCAGTGTAAGCCAGGATTTATCCGTAACTCATCGCACGAGTGTTTACCATCGGATCGGATGTGTCTGGACGGGACAATCTGCGATACGAACGCTGTATGCAAGCACGCCGGCAACAACAAGTACAG GTGTAAATGTAAGGTAGGATGGGCAGGTGATGGGTTCCTGTGCGGTTCCGACAAGGATCTCGACGGCTGGCCAGATACGAACCTGCTGTGCAGCGATGAGAAATGCCGTGCCGACAACTGTGTCAACATACCCAACTCTGGTCAGGAAGATGCCGATCGTGATGGCATTGGTGATGCGTGTGATCCCGATGCGGATAACGATGGAATCCTGAACAATCCG GATAACTGCCCATTGGTACACAATCCTGATCAATTGGACAGTGATGTAGATGGAGGAGACAAGCAGGGAGATGCTTGCGACAACTGTCCGACGGTATCGAACGTCGATCAGAACGATGTTGATAAGGATGGTTTGGGCGATGCCTGCGATCCCGACATCGATAACGACGGTATCCGTAACGAGGATGACAACTGTCCGAAGGTGTCCAACTTCAATCAGCTCGATACCGATGGTGATCGTGTCGGTGACGTTTGCGACAACTGTCCACTGATTCCTAACCCCAACCAG CTCGATTCCGATAACGATCTTATTGGTGATGCCTGCGACAGCGATGTCGATCGCGATCGGGACGGTATTCAGGATAGCCGAGACAACTGTCCAAAGCTGGCCAACTCCGATCAGCTCGATTCGGACGGCGATGGTCGGGGAGATCTGTGCGATACGGATGCCGATAATGATGGCATTCTGAACCACGAAGATAACTGTCCGATTGTGTTCAATCCCGACCAGACCGATGCAAATA ACGATGGCATCGGTGATATCTGTGAGGAAGATTTCGATTTGGATCTCATCCCGAACTATCTCGATAACTGTCCGAACAACTCGAAAATCTTCTCCACCGATTTCCGTACCTACCAAACGGTGGTGCTCGATCCGGAGGGTGATTCGCAGATCGATCCGAACTGGGTGATCTACAACAAGGGTGCCGAAATTgtgcaaacacaaaacagtgACCCTGGCCTGGCGGTTGG CTACGACGCATTCGGTGGAGTCGATTTTGAAGGTACCTTCTTTGTCGATACGGAAATCGATGACGATTACGTCGGGTTCATCTTCAGCTACCAGGACAACCACAAGTTCTACGCAGTcatgtggaagaaaaacattcaaacgTACTGGCAGGCGACACCGTTCCGGGCGTCCGCAGAGCCCGGCATTCAGCTGAAGCTTATCAACAGCAACACGGGCCCGGGTGAGATGTTGCGCAACAGTCTGTGGCATACGGGCGACACCAAGGATCAGGTGAAGCTGCTCTGGAAGGATCCACGCAACGTGGGATGGACGGAGCGTACCGCGTACCGTTGGTTGTTGCTGCACCGGCCGAAGATTGGATTGATCCGTTTGCGTATCTTCGACGGCGATCAGATGGTGGCCGATTCGGGCAACATTTTCGACACCACGCTCAAGGGTGGCCGTCTGGGTGTGTTCTGCTTCTCGCAGGAGATGATCATCTGGTCCGATTTGGTGTACCGATGCAATG ACAACGTTCCGGAAGCCATCTACCGTGAACTGCCTCCACGTTTGCAGCGCGAAGTTCAGGTGGATCATCGAGCATAA